TGACAATGAGGAGCTCCTCGCTGCATCAGTTTCCAGCTGGAACTGATTAATAACCACTGCAGTGATTATCCAGTGGAAGGCTCTCTTACCTGTGAGCCTCGTTAAattcaacaatgcagcagccagtatgtcctccttctaactttacattctgctcctgaatgctctggatttgtttggaccagagaaggtaggcgcttttaagacacgcccccacacggcggttttggacgcccctcggtttgtcagatatgagagcagttatcaggtcaaaccaacaggtgttcgGGACCGCTGATCTAAGGACTCAAAtctgtgaaaaaataaagacgAGTCGTTTAGAGTTTGAATCAGTTCACGGTTTCCATGACGatgtcctctttctctccctgcagcAATGTAACGACGTGGGCCTCATGGCGTACTTAGGCACCATCACCAAGACCTGCAACAGTATGAACCAGTTCATCAACAAGTTCAACGTCCTGTACGACCGACAGGGCATCGGCCGCAGGATGAGAGGACTCTTCTTCTGAGACGAAGCGAgcactgcagtttgtttgttttctctgtttgtgtttgtttgtgttttgatcatcagcagaaacaaacacttaaagcaACAGTAGCTTTTCAAAGCAGTTTACCATTTTCAACCacgaggtcagaggtcaacacATCGATCAGTTAGAGCGGCTcacagactcctcctcctcctccactgtacatgtttcattgttttcttctgtttctgtatgtaataaatgatctgctgaggtttttttttcattggacTTTGACTCTTAATGAGCTGCTCTCGATACGACCTGCTCGACGTTACGCGCTCAAAGTGAAGCTAACGTAGCTGCAGCTTTATTGTTGGAGTGTTAGCTCTGCGTTTGAAGTGGGTCTCCTGCTGTTTGATTGGGCCTGCAGGTATGAACGCCTAACGTCTAACAGTAGTCAgcatttttgtttattaaatgaaCAGCGGAACTCGAGATAATGACCTCCAGCCTCTACCCGCTCTGCCATGTGGTCAAAGCAAACGAGACCTTCAGGGACATTTATTATTTCTATAAAGTTTAAGATTTATTATTTCTATAAAGTTTAAGATTTATTATTTCTATAAAGTTTTTCTTTAAGGTCTGAAACATGAGACATTTTACTGACAGCAcgatgttttgtgtttttaggattctttattctttatgaACACAGAgatcaaaaatatgttttttttttataaacaagtGCTGCAACTGTTCAAAGGTCGACTCGGAGGACGTTGAATAAACGTCGTGATGTTTCATTGGCCGTCCTCTGCCGGCTCGTCAGCTGACGCAGCGGGCTGCGGGTACTGGAAGCGAGCCGGGTCGTACAGATCGTCTCTGGGGTCGTAGGGCATCGGGTGGTAGTACGGGTAAGGGTACAGCGCCACTTTCTTTGGGACGAGAGCGGGCGGCGCCGCCTCCTCCGCAggctcctctttcttttctgcctTCATGGGAGGCGGAGGCGGTGGGGGGGGAACCACAACCTTCCCCTTCATGGGCCTGGGGGGGTGGTCGATCAGGCAGTCAGGGTCCCAGTAGGGGTCGCAGTCATACTCCATGCCCTTGAAGGTGCGGATGGGTGCCGGGGGGGGCTTCTTGACaaggacaggaggagggggggcggaCTTCATTGGAGGAGGTGGGGCGGACTTCATTGGAGGAGGTGGGGCGGACTTTattggaggaggggggggcacTGCGACCGGCTCTGGTGCAGCTTTGTGCGGCGTGCAGTGGGGGTGGTGGCGGGGGTCACAGAGCACGGGCACAGAGCCGGTGGGCATGTAGACGATGTGCGGCCTGCAGAGGGGGTCCTTCTTGTTGCACAGGTAGAGCACGTCAGCCTGAGAGATGattggagggggaggggggggctcaGTGGGCTTTGGGACCCCTTTcatgggagggggaggggggccaCTTTGCACTTCTTGTCCGTGGCGGGGTCACACATGATCACTGGAAGCCCCAGCTTGTTCTGGAAGGAGGAGGCGTCAGGGCCGTAGGTGTGCTCCAGGTACCTCATCTGCTGGTAAAGCATCCGCAGCTTGTCGATCTCgtacagctgaaaaaaaacagataaacaaacattcataaaCACTTTAATATAATTATCATACTGCTGGATCTTTATGTCCTGATATTCAGCGCTTCATTCATCGAGGATTAAACTAACTTTAACTTTCATGAATAAACTCAACGTCTTGtttcttaaaacaaaacatttagcaGAGCCAGGAGAGTGAGTTCTGTCCTCCCCCctaagggaggtttcctactgtcactGCAAAATAAGAGCCAcagctttggtttaaagtttgtcagcccccAGGGGGGcccttactggtctggggcctccttactggtctggggccctgATCAGCTGCCTGATTATTAAAGTCAAACGCTCTCTCTGAGGTCGACTGGAGAACATGTTTCCCTCTGAATGATTCACTTATCATCACGTTAGACGCTGAGTCGTAAAGTGTCTCACCCCCTCCGTGTGTCCGATGCTGCTGTAGTAGCGGTAATAAGCCTGGAAGTCCGGGTTTCCTCTGTACCACCTCGGGTCCACGTTACGCTTCGGTCTGGAGTGAGTCAGGAAGCCGTTCGCTTTCTCTGAGTCGATACTGAGATCACCGACAGGAACCATCTCTGAGACGAGAGATCAAACCGAGTCAACTTCAAAacaagataataataaaaaagtgaagTTAAAGAGGAGCTCTGACTTCTAAACAAGataataatctttttttaaagttgaagagGAGCTATGACCTTCCTGCTGGAGGACGTTTAACAAAGATTTGGCCTCCAGCCGGCCTGAAGGAGACAACACATGAATAATGACACAAAGGGTTAAACAGGAAATGGTCAATGATGATGATTCTGTCATATCTTGATTTGTTTGATGAGAACTGACCTGGGAGGAACATCAGGGTGCACATCGCTCCCAGCAAACATAATGAAGAAATCATCGTGAACCTCTGTGTCcagaaataaaagatttaaagaataaagaacagaaagaaaataaaagatttaaagaatgaAGAACACAAATAAAAGCGATATGATCTGTTCCTGAGACACATCTGAGCTCGCTCTGGATCATCATGTTTCAGTTTTAGattatttaaagtctttcctcagagtctaactgctctgtaacctgcagcagagactCAGTGAAACTATCGGAGCGTTGAGTCTCCTCGCCATCTGACCGTGTTGTACTCACCTTCCTCTGGAGGTCGTCTTCACTGCTCCAACAGGACTGAGCGGGTTAAATACACCTCTGAGTGTTAGACATAACCCCCCTGTCCAATAGGAGGACTCCAACCAAacctgagacccccccccccccctctcttttcaTACAGTTTAATAAGCAGCCAGCGAGCAGCACGCCATAAAGCAAGCAGACTTCAAATGGAAAGTCCTCATTAAGTCTGAGAGGGAAGCATCACCTGCTGGGACGGCTGCAACAGAGGGGGAAAATGTGCCGACTAACACGATACCTGAGCCAGACGACGACGTGCAGCACCTCGTCCCGTCTGTTAATAACATGTCTCGTGCTTCTGAAGGTTATTTTATACACGGGGAACATCTGCTCTGATTCTAAACGTGTCCATGATACCGCTCCAAGCTCTTTAGAGGAAGGCTTCCTTCTAACAGGATGTTATAAACTTAATGTTTACAACACGCCTGAAAGAGACGCCGTCGCCTTCATAACCAGCGTTTGAGTTTCATAAACTAGAACATTTAGACACACTAGACCTAAGGAATCTAAAAGAGGAAGACAAGATATCAGTGAACACTTTGTTTTATCAACagattgtaaatataaatgtttgagttgcccgtctgttcctgcagggggcgctggagtcccatcgatggcggtctccatgctggaaatgctgtctcagtctaactttcagtcaacctaacgacaggctgagagctggagctgaggcgggttttaaacctcctgacaaaccgttacaccgcgcccacctgtcaatcaggtcagctacacgccttattgtgaataactcttatccttcatcaaatcaaaactgatgagtcatcaaaacattcaccccccgtacagtgtgtgtccatccagacatgagctaatcacacctatttggttttttgaaccaggctgtaaacatgttcatctctgctgtaaaaacaggctttttagaatgggtgtgtatgtgacttcctgtgcttctgcagccagcctctagtggacactccaggaactgcagggtttGTCCTTtttagagaggacagctgaggagagacaggacatgttgggagaaagggggggggggggggggtgacatgcagcaaagggcagattTCACTGTTTCATCATCTGAGACCGGGGCGTGTCCAGACCTGCTGGACTGCGGAGGCCTCATGAATGAAGAGCGTTTATTGAGCCCTCCTGTCGTCACATCGTCTTTTCACTAACACGATGTAACGACTCTGACCCTCAACGCTTCAAAGACATGACTCAGCAGTTTACAGACTTTAACCAGAAAGACGTGTTCCAGGTGTTCAGGACTTCTTCTCTGAATGAACAACAAGAAGCAGAGTTTCCAACAATCCATTTATTAAACTACTGGTCACAACACGACGTGCACTAAACATGAGAAAATATACAGagaaacatatttacaaacATTTAGTGAAGATAAAACCGATCGCAGGAAGTCCACCATGTTCTCCATCTTTAATACAAAATGCTGCAGGAGGAAACCAACGAAGAAGAAAGAGGGTACAGCGTGCTGGTCAGACGAAGGTGACGCGGCTGCGGGCCTGGTTGACCTGCCACACGTTCAGCTCCTCGTACTCCTCTAAGGCCTCCTGGAACTGAGCGGGGGTGAAGCCGCGAGACACGCAGCGCTGCTCCGCCTCCGCCATGCGAACAACGCCGCCTGCTCCGCCGCGGCTCGCCACGCCCTCCGTGGAGAGCTCACGCACCAGAGAGAAGATGACGTCAGACGGACGCTGAGTcctgaacacaaagaacaaagagACGGGTTAGGGATCAGAGAGACGGGTTAGGGATCAGAGAGACGGGTTAGGGATCAGAGAGAGACGGGTTAGGGATCAGAGAGACGGGTTAGGGATCAGAGAGAGACGGGTTAGGGATCAGAGAGACGGGTTAGGGATCAGAGAGAGACGGGTTAGGGATCAGAGAGACGGGTTAGGGATCAGAGAGACGGGTTAGGGATCAGAGAGACGGGTTAGGGATCAGAGAGACGGGTTAGGGATCAGAGAGACGGGTTAGGGATCAGAGAGAGACGGGTTAGGGATCAGAGAGACGGGTTAGGGATCAGAGAGACGGGTTAGGGATCAGAGAGACGGGTTAGGGATCAGAGAGACGGGTTAGGGATCAGAGAGACGGGTTAGGGATCAGAGAGAGACGGGTTAGGGATCAGAGAGACGGGTTAGGGATCAGAGAGAGACGGGTTAGGGATCAGAGAGAGACGGGTTAGGGATCAGAGAGACGGGTTAGGGATCAGAGAGACGGGTTAGGGATCAGAGAGACGGGTTAGGGATCAGAGAGACGGGTTAGGGATCAGAGAGACGGGTTAGGGATCAGAGAGACTTGTTCTGACTGCTTTTTCATtatagacccccccccccccccggtctACATTAAGGGGGGTCTGAACACAGACTGTGTTTCAGTGGCTCTATAAAAACAGGTTTTACAGCTTCCTGCAGGAGACACTCGTAGACCAGAATCTCATAAAGACTCAGACCAGACCCGGTCACCCGGGTCACGTGGACCTGAACAGACGTTATGACCTCACTGACCTCGTGCTGCTCGACTTGTCAGCTTGCAGCGAGTCTTTGGACATCTCCATGAGCCTCATGGCCTCGTTGACGTCTTCCTTCTCCACGCTCTCCATCATGCGCAGACGAGCCTGCAGACCACAAGAGACCACAAGAGACCAGGACTCAGATCTGCAGGGTTTAATTATGTGCATCATGAGGTCCAGAAGAGACCACAAGAGACCAGGACTCAGATCTAGAGGTCTGGTTTCACTGTGATCAGGAAGGCTGCGCTGTGCCGGCACTGTCAGACCGAGACAAGTGCAATGCCCTCTGGGAAGGTCGGCAATTGCCCAAGTCTCCGCCTCTCAACACCAGCGAGTCTCTGAGCAGAAACAGTCGAGGGCTGAACGACACTAAAAGGGTTGATGACATCATAGGGGTGTTGATGACATCAGAGGGGTGTTGATGACATCATAGGGGTGTTGATGACATCATAGGGGTGTTGATGACATCATAGGGGTGTTGAGCTGTAACACTTCACCGTGTGAGCTGGAGGCGGAGCCACTGAAAGTAACCAATCAGCTGCTCATACGGCCTGTAAATGTGGTCACAGACtaaatgaggtgtgtgtgtgtgtgtgtgtgtgtgtgtgtgtgtgcaggcatgtgtgtgtgtgtgtgtgtgtgcaggcgtgtgtgtgtgtgtgtgtgtgtgtgtgtgcaggcgtgtgtgtgtgtgtgtgtgtgtgtgtgtgtaggcatgtgtgtgtgtgtgtgtgtgtgtgtgtgtgcaggcatgtgtgtgtgtgtgtgtgtgtgtgtgtgtgtgtggttttcttTCAGATGGTGATTCTGGTCCTGGTCAGTTTTGCAGGGTTTGCACAGCTGATCCTCACAGGCTGACAGACTAACAGACtaaatgaggtgtgtgtgtgtgtgtgtgtgtgtgtgtgtgtgtgcaggcatgtgtgtgtgtgtgtgtgtgtgcaggcgtgtgtgtgtgtgtgtgtgtgtgtgcaggcgtgtgtgtgtgtgtgtgtgtgtgtgtgtgtaggcatgtgtgtgtgtgtgtgtgtgtgtgtgtgtgtgtgtggttttcttTCAGATGGTGATTCTGGTCCTGGTCAGTTTTGCAGGGTTTGCACAGCTGATCCTCACAGGCTGACTGCCCACCCTGCAAAGCTGACCGGGACCAGACCAGCAGGTTTTACCTCCATCATGTGAGAACAAGCTgtacacacattctctctctctcagtgaagCTCGCCCCCTTGTGGTCACGTGTGTGCAGCACAGCGCCGCCCCGTCTGCCTGAAGTGCTGGTTCTGCAGGAGGTTCTGACTGCTACCTGCACAAACAGCACTTTTAACAGCCGAGGACCCGGACGACCCGGAGGACCCTGAGGACCCGGAGGACCAAGACGCCCCGGAGGACCCTGAGGACCCGGAGGACCAAGACGCCCCGGAGGACCCAGAGGACCAAGACGCCCCGGAGGACCCAGAGGACCCAGACGCCCCGGAGGACCCAGAGGACCCAGACGCCCCAGACGCCCCGGAGGACCCAGAGGACCCAGAGGACCCAGACGCCCCGGAGGACCCAGACGCCCCGGAGGACCCAGAGGACCCAGAGGACCCAGAGGACCCAGAGGACCCAGAGGACCCGGAGGACCCGGATGACCAAGACGCCCCGGAGGACCAAGACACCCCGGAGGACCCGGAGGACCAAGACGCCCCGGAGGACCAAGACGCCCCGGAGGACCAAGACCCCCCGGAGGACCCAGAGGACCAAGACGCCCCGGAGGACCAAGACCCCCCGGAGGACCCAGAGGACCAAGACGCCCCGGAGGACCCAGAGGACCCAGACGCCCCGGAGGACCCGGATGACCAAGACGCCCCGGAGGACCGGTTTAGAAATGTTCTGGTTTCAAACAGAAGAGAGCGAAGAGTCGTGTGCAGCGTGGGAAACAAATGCTCACACTGCAGtagatcatcatcatcactacctGCACTGTAAGCACTTTATCACACACTGTAAaccaaaggtcaaaggtcatcatCACTACCTGCACTGTAAGCACTTTATCACACACTGTAAaccaaaggtcaaaggtcatcatCACTACCTGCACTGTAAGCACTTTATCACACACTGTAAaccaaaggtcaaaggtcatcatCACTACCTGCACTGTAAGCACTTTATCACACACTGTAAaccaaaggtcaaaggtcatcatCACTACCTGCACTGTAAGCACTTTATCACACACTGTAAaccaaaggtcaaaggtcatcatCACTACCTGCACTGTAAGCACTTTATCACACACTGTAAaccaaaggtcaaaggtcatcatcatcactacctGCACTGTAAGCACTTTATCACACACTGTAAaccaaaggtcaaaggtcatcatCACTACCTGCACTGTAAGCACTTTATCACACACTGTAAaccaaaggtcaaaggtcatcatCACTACCTGCACTGTAAGCACTTTATCACACACTGTAAaccaaaggtcaaaggtcatcatCACTACCTGCACTGTAAGCACTTTATCACACACTGTAAaccaaaggtcaaaggtcatcatCACTACCTGCACTGTAAGCACTTTATCACACACTGTAAaccaaaggtcaaaggtcatcatCACTACCTGCACTGTAAGCACTTTATCACACACTGTAAaccaaaggtcaaaggtcatcatCACTACCTGCACTGTAAGCACTTTATCACACACTGTaaatcaaaggtcaaaggtcatcatCACTACCTGCACTGTAAGCACTTTATCACACACTGTAAaccaaaggtcaaaggtcatcatCACTACCTGCACTGTAAGCACTTTATCACACACTGTAAaccaaaggtcaaaggtcatcatcatcactatctgCTCGTTAGTGAAGTGTCTCACCAGGGCCGTGGACAGACGGAGGATGGAGAGCAGGGTACGAGCGGAGGTGAAGGTCGTGTCTTTGCTGACTCGGGCCTCTTTCCTCATCTCCACGTACGCAGCTGTGATGTAATCGGCGAGCGACTCGGGCACGACGGGCTGCCGCTTCTTACACAGAGCGATGTAGCGCCTGAGAGACGAACAGGAAGACGTTAGATCTGTGACCGTCACGATTTATAAACGTGGAAACGTGGTCGTCACCTCATCAGCTTCATGTCGATGGGCGTGAAGTGAGACGGCGGCTGGCGGCAGTGCTGGTGCACGTAGGTGATGTGCTGCGCCAGACGCAGGTCGGCGTCGGCGTCCGGCTTGTCTTGGATCAGCCAGAGGAGGTCGAAACGGGAGAGCAGCGCGGCGGGGAGCTGGATGTTCTGCTCGATGGTCTTGCGGGGATTGTAGCGGCCGTACGCCGGGTTGGCGGCGGCCAGGATAGAGCAGCGAGCGTTCAGGGAGGTCATGATGCCGGCCTGGAGGAGGAAGTGTGACACGgcgtttagatttaaatcacaCCACACGCCATCTGCCGAGGTTAGTAACGTGTGTTTACCTTAGCGATGGAGATCGTCTGCTGCTCCATCACCTCGTGGATCGCTGTGCGGTCGGCGTCGGCCATCTTGTCAAACTCATCAATGCAGCAGATGCCCAAATCAGCGAGCACCAAAGCTCCGCCTTCCAGGGTCATTTCTCCAGTCACGGGGTCACGCATCACCGCCGCCGTCAGACCGACGCCAGACGAGCCGCGACCGGTCGTGTACTGACCTGAAGACGGCGAGGAGACGAGAGAGCgatgagacaaaaacaaggaaagCGCCGCACAATAAAGGTTAAAACACGCCCACTCACTGCGAGGCGCCAGGCGGTCGATGTAGGACAGCAGCTGCGACTTGGCGACTCCCGGGTCGCCCATCAgacagatgttgatgtttcctTAAAGACCAAACAGGAAGTTATTGTTACAAGTCGGCGTGCTCATGCCTCCGTCAGCGGGACATTGGTTAAAGTCGGCGCTCACCTCTGATCTTCATGCCTTTGGGCGCCTGTTCCACGCCGCcaaccagcagcaggagcagagcCTTCTTCACGTCTTCATGACCGTAGATCTCGGGCGCTATGGAGCCGGCGAGCTTCTCGTAAAATCCTTCTTCTGCGACAGacgagaaaaacaaaaaatgacatcagctgATTAAAAAACCTCACTTCTTCACATCGTCTAAATGTAGAGACACGAGAACACTGTGGAGGCGTGGCCAACAGATCCACCTCACATCACGCAAGTTAGACACTCCCGTTActgccgccatgtttgtttttctaaaacgTCTCTCGGATGAGGCGGCGCCCGTGCAAGAAGTGGCAACAGCATCCTGTTCTCTTTCAGAGTTCATCCTGGTTTCTGAAGTCACACCTGATGTTTACATAGAACCAGAGACTGGACGCTCAGGTGTGAACACGGTCAGTGTCGTCACAGGTAAATAAACgccaacaggaagtcacaccTGATGTTTGACCCCACTCTTCCTGATTCATGTGATTAACTGTTTCAAAGAGACTTCAGAACGTGAAGAACAAGACGTCGTAAAAACCTCTTTGAATAATCCTTTAATCTACGTTGGTGAACCAGAACACGTGAATAACTTTCCCTCGCCGTCTGCCGAGTTAATCAACACGGCAGGAGAGGCCTTTGATGTGATCTGACCGTCTCCCGTTGAACAAACTGTCTTCACCAACATAATCCATTTCTGATATAAAAGAATGTCGGTTCAATCCCTGAATCGGATATATGTATCCATGACATCAAGACTAACACTTTCATGCAAGTTAGATTCCGCTACGATCATCTACGACGAACTTAGATATTGAAATCTAAATCACATTACCTGATGACCTCTACTTGAATCTTACATGGAGcactactgccccctagtggcaggAGCACTGTACCGACCTGAGTTTCAGGACAGAGGTATTACGATAgttaatatgtgattttgtcCTAGTTCTAAACTTAGTATTTTAAGATATGATTTTATACTCTTCATactatattaatgtgtttttgaatgttgaatgttaTAATTCTGGTTTCATTCCCAAACAGGCAGAAATCGTCTGACTGTCCTCAGGTTTGATGTAATGTCTATTTCATTGGataattgtttgaaatgtttaatgtctgaGATAATTCTACATACGAATATTGACATGGTGATGTTCATATGATCAAAGttcttatttatgctcttaataAGTAAAGAACTCAGAGTGgattaaattaaaagttaaacatcGGAGGCGGGTTAGATATTAGGCCCCGCCCCCTCGTAAAAGTCATCCCCAGAATAAAGCAGCTCGTCTCTCAGGAGTTCGCTCTCGTAAAAATCTTACGTTTTTTTTCACCCTCTGAGACGTCTCTTGTTAATTCTTGTTTCAAACCACTTTGTTTCTTTAAGTTTTGCCGATGCGAAACTCTTTGAATTTAAGCCCGGACTCGCAGGACCTGCAGACCTCGACTCCAACTTAAACCAACCCTGATTCTTCACGCACGCACTCTAAGGCTTTTTCCTACAGCCTAAGACCCGtgctgctttcctttttttccctttttgaagtATTGATCATTCGTCTTCCAGAACATTATTTTCTCCATTCTCACACTTGACTACAAGTGACCATTCAAGTGAGGATCAACGAGCGTCAATCCTGACGAACGTTAATTAAGACTCTTTGAGCCGCTGAGAGACGGACCCACGGATGACTGATTGGaccgctgtgtttttcttcaaacccTTCTCATTATCGAGTCCGACCAGACCTGCTACAGCGGTTATCGTAGGCCACCGGCATTCCTGATCCGAAAGAACTCGACGGGGAGCCTTGGCACCAGCACcagagttcaattgaacactaCGTCTCAGTAAGGAAGCGTTCTGATTATGAGATCGGGTTGTTGAGTCAAGCTTGTCGTATCCGAATCAAAGCCTCAAAGTCAACTTTCACCAAATTTATTAAGTtcccctttttcattttttgatccAAATCCCACTTCGTTAAATCCCTCAGACAATATAGTTTGAAACTCCAAAATCGACATAAGGATCTCACCATGACAACTTAGAAACAACTCAATATTATTCACTTTATATCACTGTCGTAATTATACTGATGTTACCTTTGCGTTTCCTTTAAACtcttctgttcatcatttttctttatcaaaCTTCCATATATAATTTCAGTACTTTGTCTGTgtaattttatggtttttacTGCTTGAGAATTCATCCCAATGATATGAGACCGATTTATAGATTCATTAATTACTACAAGTAATATCAGTTTCCTTACTTAACAAGGATGGTGCCCCGAGTTATATATATTAAAAGTAGATTTGCTACGCAGGTAAATAAACgccaacaggaagtcacaccTGATGATTACATAAAACCAGAGCCGGGACGCTCGGGTGTGAACACGGTCAGTGTCGTCACAGGTAAATAAACgccaacaggaagtcacaccTGATGTTTACATAGAACCAGAGCCGGGACGCTCGGGTGTGAACACGGTCAGTGTCGTCACAGGTAAATAAACgccaacaggaagtcacaccTGATGTTTACATAGAACCAGAGCCGGGACGCTCGGGTGTGAACACGGTCAGTGTCGTCACAGGTAAATAAACgccaacaggaagtcacaccTGTGATGCTGCGCAGCTCGTCGTCGCTCAGGTCATCGTTGCCGAGCTCGTCGTCCTCCGACTTGTTCATGAGCGTGATGCTGTGAGCCTCGAGGTACGTTTCAGACAGAAGACCCTGAAGGCAGCACAACAACATttagatatgatgcattcaAAGACCAGATGAATCATGGGAAATTAAAGCTTTGTGACTGACCTGAACGGCCTGTGAGAATCCTGAGCGTAGCAGAGGGAGGAAGACCCCGGTGATGGCCACGTGGTCACCGGGTTGGGCCAGCCGCGTGTTCTCGCCGCGGGCGTACACCGACATGCTCCGTGGGATGTTTCCAAC
This is a stretch of genomic DNA from Labrus bergylta chromosome 9, fLabBer1.1, whole genome shotgun sequence. It encodes these proteins:
- the mcm7 gene encoding DNA replication licensing factor MCM7 isoform X2, with protein sequence MMEQRGRDPADTRDARNQYPPELMRRFELYFKPPSTTKPKVVRDVRADSIGNLVTVRGIVTRATEVKPMMAVATYTCDQCGAETYQPIQSPSFMPLIMCPSQDCVTNKSGGRLYLQTRGSKFVKFQELRIQEHSDQVPVGNIPRSMSVYARGENTRLAQPGDHVAITGVFLPLLRSGFSQAVQGLLSETYLEAHSITLMNKSEDDELGNDDLSDDELRSITEEGFYEKLAGSIAPEIYGHEDVKKALLLLLVGGVEQAPKGMKIRGNINICLMGDPGVAKSQLLSYIDRLAPRSQYTTGRGSSGVGLTAAVMRDPVTGEMTLEGGALVLADLGICCIDEFDKMADADRTAIHEVMEQQTISIAKAGIMTSLNARCSILAAANPAYGRYNPRKTIEQNIQLPAALLSRFDLLWLIQDKPDADADLRLAQHITYVHQHCRQPPSHFTPIDMKLMRRYIALCKKRQPVVPESLADYITAAYVEMRKEARVSKDTTFTSARTLLSILRLSTALARLRMMESVEKEDVNEAMRLMEMSKDSLQADKSSSTRTQRPSDVIFSLVRELSTEGVASRGGAGGVVRMAEAEQRCVSRGFTPAQFQEALEEYEELNVWQVNQARSRVTFV
- the mcm7 gene encoding DNA replication licensing factor MCM7 isoform X1, which translates into the protein MARKDYAAEKDKCKRFLQEFYSEDDNGKKAFKYGAQLVALAHREQVSICVDLDDVAEEDPDLVESVCENAKRYTGLFADAIHELLPEYKERDIVAKDSLDVYIEHRLMMEQRGRDPADTRDARNQYPPELMRRFELYFKPPSTTKPKVVRDVRADSIGNLVTVRGIVTRATEVKPMMAVATYTCDQCGAETYQPIQSPSFMPLIMCPSQDCVTNKSGGRLYLQTRGSKFVKFQELRIQEHSDQVPVGNIPRSMSVYARGENTRLAQPGDHVAITGVFLPLLRSGFSQAVQGLLSETYLEAHSITLMNKSEDDELGNDDLSDDELRSITEEGFYEKLAGSIAPEIYGHEDVKKALLLLLVGGVEQAPKGMKIRGNINICLMGDPGVAKSQLLSYIDRLAPRSQYTTGRGSSGVGLTAAVMRDPVTGEMTLEGGALVLADLGICCIDEFDKMADADRTAIHEVMEQQTISIAKAGIMTSLNARCSILAAANPAYGRYNPRKTIEQNIQLPAALLSRFDLLWLIQDKPDADADLRLAQHITYVHQHCRQPPSHFTPIDMKLMRRYIALCKKRQPVVPESLADYITAAYVEMRKEARVSKDTTFTSARTLLSILRLSTALARLRMMESVEKEDVNEAMRLMEMSKDSLQADKSSSTRTQRPSDVIFSLVRELSTEGVASRGGAGGVVRMAEAEQRCVSRGFTPAQFQEALEEYEELNVWQVNQARSRVTFV